One window of the Thermasporomyces composti genome contains the following:
- a CDS encoding zinc finger domain-containing protein → MFDTSRPDLDGLGTADRHRFARILLHPCPTCHAPPGHRCVRRGSGEEILRMDDQHQPRRHAITTQATPPADARPDHV, encoded by the coding sequence GTGTTCGACACCTCCCGGCCCGACCTGGACGGGCTCGGCACCGCCGACCGGCACAGGTTCGCCCGCATCCTGCTGCACCCCTGCCCCACCTGCCACGCCCCACCCGGCCACCGCTGCGTCCGGCGCGGCTCCGGGGAGGAGATCCTGCGCATGGACGACCAGCACCAACCCCGCCGCCACGCCATCACAACACAGGCCACCCCACCAGCGGACGCCAGGCCCGACCACGTGTGA
- a CDS encoding DUF305 domain-containing protein translates to MRINRAVLRKLALSTAAGTGAFVLLTACGGTTAGSGNEGASPTPPTTASASARATFNPADVMFAQMMIPHHQQAVEMAELAETRAADPEIKELAQKIKAAQDPEIATMRGWLRAWGAPERLMGEEHSGHGMPGMMTEEDMAELEASEGGTFDRMFAEMMIEHHDGAIEMAKTELSRGTNPEAKDLAETIIATQQAEIDQMKKILERL, encoded by the coding sequence ATGCGTATCAACCGAGCCGTTCTCCGCAAGCTCGCACTGTCCACGGCTGCCGGGACCGGGGCCTTCGTCCTGCTCACCGCATGCGGCGGGACCACCGCTGGCTCCGGCAACGAAGGCGCGTCCCCCACTCCGCCCACCACCGCGAGCGCCAGCGCGCGAGCCACGTTCAACCCGGCGGACGTCATGTTCGCGCAGATGATGATCCCCCACCACCAGCAGGCTGTGGAGATGGCCGAACTCGCCGAGACTCGCGCGGCCGACCCTGAGATCAAGGAGCTCGCGCAGAAGATCAAGGCGGCTCAGGACCCGGAGATCGCCACGATGCGCGGCTGGCTCAGGGCTTGGGGTGCCCCCGAGAGGCTCATGGGAGAGGAGCACAGCGGCCATGGCATGCCCGGGATGATGACCGAGGAGGACATGGCCGAGCTCGAGGCGTCCGAGGGCGGCACGTTCGACCGCATGTTCGCCGAGATGATGATCGAGCACCACGACGGGGCCATCGAGATGGCGAAGACCGAGCTGTCGCGGGGCACCAATCCCGAAGCCAAGGATCTCGCCGAGACGATCATCGCCACGCAGCAGGCGGAGATCGATCAGATGAAGAAGATCCTCGAGCGTCTTTGA
- a CDS encoding DUF397 domain-containing protein, with protein MTPPEFTGWRKASYSANGNNCVEVAAAPGVVGVRDPKLGEDSPIVAISRAEGAPS; from the coding sequence ATGACCCCACCCGAGTTCACTGGCTGGAGGAAGGCCAGCTACAGCGCGAACGGCAACAACTGCGTCGAGGTCGCGGCCGCTCCTGGCGTCGTCGGTGTCCGGGACCCCAAGCTGGGCGAGGACTCGCCCATCGTGGCGATCTCCCGGGCGGAAGGGGCACCTTCGTGA